In Paraburkholderia youngii, the genomic stretch CTCGTCGCGATCGTGCTCGGCAGCGTGATCGGCGTCGTGTTGCTCGCGCTCGCGGGCGTGATCGGCACCGACACCGGGCTCGCGGCGATGTCGTCGCTGCGTCCGACGCTCGGCGTGCGCGGCGCGTCGGTGCCGGCCGTGCTGAACATGGTGCAACTGGTCGGCTGGGGCTCGTTCGAGGTAATCGTGATGCGCGATTCCGCCGATGCGCTCGCGAAGCAGGCTTTCGGCCTGTCGATGCCGCTCGTGTGGACCGTGATCTTCGGCCTGCTCGCAACCTTGCTCGCGATCAGCGGCCCGCTGTCTTTCGTGCGGCGCTTTCTGCGCAAGTGGGGGATCTGGCTGCTGCTCGCGGGCGCCGCGTGGCTCACGTGGAACCTGCTCGCGCGCCACAATCTCGCCGATCTGATGCAGCGTCCCGGCACCGGCGAGATGTCGTTCGGCGGCGCGGTCGACCTCGTGGTCGCGATGCCGCTGTCGTGGCTGCCGCTGATCGCCGATTACACGCGCTTCGGCCGCCGCGCCGGCGAGACGTTCCGCGGCACGCTGTACGGCTATGGCATCGCGAACATCTGGTTCTATGCGCTCGGCGCGGTCTATGGCCTCGCGGCCGGCGGCGGTGATGCATTGCTGACCGGCGCGCTCGCGCAAGCAGGCGGCGGGTTTGCGCTGCTGCTGATCCTGATCGACGAAATCGACAATGCGTTCGCCGATATCCACTCGGCCGCGGTGTCGACCGGCACGTTCTGGACGCGGGCGAGCGTGCCGTTGCTGTCAGGCGCGTTCGGCGCGCTGTGCACGCTGATCGCGCTGCTCGTGCCGATGGCGAAGTACCAGAATTTCCTGCTGTTGATCGGCTCGGTATTCGCGCCTCTGTTCGGCGTCGTGCTGATGGATCACTTCATCGTGCGCAAGCGTCGCATCGATGCCGCGGTGCTCGCCGATGTGCGCGGCCGCTACGGCTTCTCGGGCGGCTGGCACCTGAGCGCGTTCGTCGCATGGGCGATCGGCATCGCCTCGTATCAGGTGATCAATCAATGGCTGCCGAATCTCGGCGCGACGCTGCCGTCGCTCGCGATCGGTGCGGTGTGCTACTACGTGTTCGTATCGGCGCGCAAGACTGCGTATGCATGAGCGCATTAGTCTAAGCGCGTTGCGTTAGACGCGGCCGCCAGAAAGTAACAAAGACCTGCAGTGCAATTGCAGGTCTTTTTATGACCTGAAACCGTCAGCCGCTGTTCGCGCCGCCGGCTATTTTTTCGCGGCTTTGCGCCGACGCGATTCGACCTTTCGACACAGGTCCGTGAGCAGCCAACGGGCGACGGTCTCGGGCCGGTTCGGTGCGTACGAC encodes the following:
- the cytX gene encoding putative hydroxymethylpyrimidine transporter CytX — its product is MAQDSVAGQAGSTYAPLSPVPDARRAFRTGDAFALWFSLGIGLLVAQAGALLVPGLSLPHALVAIVLGSVIGVVLLALAGVIGTDTGLAAMSSLRPTLGVRGASVPAVLNMVQLVGWGSFEVIVMRDSADALAKQAFGLSMPLVWTVIFGLLATLLAISGPLSFVRRFLRKWGIWLLLAGAAWLTWNLLARHNLADLMQRPGTGEMSFGGAVDLVVAMPLSWLPLIADYTRFGRRAGETFRGTLYGYGIANIWFYALGAVYGLAAGGGDALLTGALAQAGGGFALLLILIDEIDNAFADIHSAAVSTGTFWTRASVPLLSGAFGALCTLIALLVPMAKYQNFLLLIGSVFAPLFGVVLMDHFIVRKRRIDAAVLADVRGRYGFSGGWHLSAFVAWAIGIASYQVINQWLPNLGATLPSLAIGAVCYYVFVSARKTAYA